In a single window of the Delftia tsuruhatensis genome:
- a CDS encoding methyl-accepting chemotaxis protein — protein sequence MHIGQRFWRRQGLGTKLSLTNFVWVASILALLVWGIAWDVSKSLQARMHNEMQQGILTLHNFIESNDKELRQRTQFLADSLARELAGALSLERSGGEPRLSLDGEPLDGGSTRIQAFTRRTGAAATVFAAQGQGDFVRIATTLKNEKGEAVLGSRLDRAHPAYAAIQAGQSYMGLANLFGRQYMTHYRPLKDASGATVGIAFVGQDFSQLLEHFKDSIRALKVGRTGYYFVLNAEDGAQRGQLVVHPALEGRNISESRDGDGRFFIRDMLDRKEGTIAYPWTNPGEARARDKLVVFSQYAPWNWVIATSAYVDEFVSETRSLILQFALMGLGAVLLLSAAWFWLIRRMIVRPLKQASGMAYAIAEGDLTVRIHSNRQDEIGHLLEAMNTTSTGLTRVVGTVHEQAHSVALASAEIAQGNQDLAARTESEASALEQTAAAMEELGSTVAHNADHAQSADRITREAQRVVTEGGQAVRKVVQTMQGIDASSKKIADIIGVIDGIAFQTNILALNAAVEAARAGEHGRGFAVVAEEVRALAGRSAEAAKEIKQLIGHSVAEIHTGNQEAAYAGETMEQAMAEIRKVTQLISDISHASGEQNNGVAQVAEAITHIDQTTQKNAALVEEMAGAAEGLRHQSEHLVRAVSIFRLPGGGNAPQQSPVPSAMAASAAVPRAPSLAPGRLPSTTAEPTARAAPAKTAAAQPVATATTADDEWADF from the coding sequence ATGCACATCGGTCAACGTTTCTGGCGCCGCCAGGGATTGGGTACGAAGCTGTCGCTCACCAATTTCGTCTGGGTCGCCTCCATCCTGGCCCTGCTGGTGTGGGGCATTGCCTGGGATGTGAGCAAGTCCCTCCAGGCCAGGATGCACAACGAGATGCAGCAAGGCATCCTGACGCTGCACAACTTCATCGAATCCAATGACAAGGAGCTGCGCCAGCGCACCCAGTTCCTGGCCGACAGCCTGGCCCGGGAGCTGGCGGGCGCGCTCAGCCTGGAGCGCAGCGGCGGCGAGCCCCGGCTGAGCCTGGACGGCGAGCCGCTCGATGGCGGCAGCACGCGCATCCAGGCCTTCACGCGCCGCACCGGTGCCGCCGCCACCGTGTTCGCGGCCCAGGGGCAGGGCGACTTCGTGCGCATCGCCACCACGCTGAAGAACGAGAAGGGCGAGGCCGTGCTGGGCAGCCGGCTGGACCGTGCCCACCCGGCCTATGCCGCCATCCAGGCCGGGCAGAGCTACATGGGCCTGGCCAACCTGTTCGGCCGCCAGTACATGACCCACTATCGCCCGCTCAAGGACGCCTCGGGCGCCACCGTGGGCATCGCCTTCGTCGGTCAGGACTTCTCGCAACTGCTGGAGCATTTCAAGGACTCCATCCGCGCGCTCAAGGTGGGCCGGACCGGCTACTACTTCGTGCTCAATGCCGAAGACGGTGCCCAGCGCGGGCAACTGGTGGTGCACCCCGCCCTGGAAGGGAGGAACATCAGCGAGTCCCGGGACGGCGACGGCCGCTTCTTCATTCGCGACATGCTCGATCGCAAGGAGGGCACCATCGCCTACCCCTGGACCAATCCGGGCGAGGCCCGGGCCCGCGACAAGCTGGTCGTCTTCAGCCAGTACGCGCCGTGGAACTGGGTCATCGCCACCAGCGCCTACGTGGATGAATTCGTCTCCGAGACCCGCAGCCTGATCCTGCAGTTCGCCCTCATGGGCCTGGGCGCCGTACTGCTGCTGTCGGCCGCGTGGTTCTGGCTCATCCGCCGCATGATCGTGCGCCCCTTGAAGCAGGCCAGCGGCATGGCCTACGCCATCGCCGAGGGTGACCTGACCGTGCGCATCCACAGCAACCGTCAGGACGAGATCGGCCACCTGCTGGAGGCCATGAACACCACCAGCACCGGCCTGACCCGCGTGGTCGGCACCGTGCACGAGCAGGCCCACAGCGTGGCCCTGGCCAGCGCGGAGATCGCCCAGGGCAACCAGGACCTGGCCGCCCGTACCGAAAGCGAAGCCAGCGCGCTGGAGCAGACTGCCGCCGCCATGGAGGAGCTGGGCTCCACCGTGGCCCACAACGCCGACCACGCGCAATCGGCCGACCGCATCACGCGCGAGGCCCAGCGCGTCGTCACCGAAGGCGGGCAGGCCGTGCGCAAGGTCGTGCAGACCATGCAGGGAATAGACGCCAGCAGCAAGAAGATCGCCGACATCATCGGTGTCATCGACGGCATTGCCTTCCAGACCAACATCCTGGCGCTGAACGCCGCCGTGGAAGCGGCGCGTGCCGGCGAGCATGGCCGCGGCTTTGCCGTGGTCGCCGAGGAAGTGCGCGCCCTGGCGGGCCGCAGCGCCGAGGCCGCCAAGGAGATCAAGCAGCTCATCGGCCACAGCGTCGCCGAAATCCACACCGGCAACCAGGAGGCCGCCTACGCCGGAGAAACCATGGAGCAGGCCATGGCGGAAATCCGCAAGGTCACCCAGCTGATATCGGACATCAGCCATGCCAGCGGCGAGCAGAACAACGGCGTGGCCCAGGTGGCCGAGGCCATCACCCACATCGACCAGACCACGCAGAAGAATGCGGCCCTGGTCGAGGAAATGGCCGGCGCCGCCGAAGGCCTGCGTCACCAGTCCGAACACCTGGTGCGCGCGGTCTCCATCTTCCGGCTGCCGGGTGGCGGCAATGCCCCGCAGCAGAGCCCCGTCCCCAGCGCCATGGCTGCCAGCGCGGCAGTGCCACGCGCTCCATCCCTGGCGCCAGGACGCCTTCCATCCACGACGGCCGAACCGACAGCCCGTGCCGCTCCAGCAAAAACGGCTGCCGCCCAGCCTGTCGCCACGGCGACCACGGCCGATGACGAATGGGCCGACTTCTGA
- a CDS encoding iron uptake protein has translation MKTILVRIATAVFGGYAFTWGFIALGVALMFAAGMEFHDAEHLGYILGFLVFLAVFLWAFAARSLPRVWAVLAGGGIAMTGCASLLQQMLLP, from the coding sequence ATGAAAACTATTTTGGTTCGCATTGCGACTGCCGTCTTCGGCGGCTATGCCTTCACCTGGGGCTTCATCGCCCTGGGCGTGGCGCTGATGTTCGCCGCCGGAATGGAGTTCCATGATGCCGAGCATCTGGGCTACATCCTCGGCTTCCTGGTCTTTCTGGCCGTGTTCCTCTGGGCCTTCGCGGCGCGGAGCCTGCCGCGCGTCTGGGCCGTGCTGGCTGGCGGCGGTATCGCCATGACCGGCTGTGCGTCGCTGCTCCAGCAGATGCTGCTGCCCTGA
- a CDS encoding DUF3325 domain-containing protein has product MSDGQLDALLLLAALAAAIAGMGWFALAKDVHWEQVHGDRPQTPGKVALLRWLGALGLATSLGLCLAVDHASMASLVWVMALAGAALAIAFTLTWRPQWLRWLPA; this is encoded by the coding sequence ATGTCTGACGGACAACTCGACGCATTGCTGTTGCTGGCGGCCCTGGCCGCCGCCATCGCCGGCATGGGCTGGTTCGCGCTGGCCAAGGACGTGCACTGGGAGCAGGTGCATGGCGACAGGCCGCAGACCCCCGGCAAGGTGGCGCTGCTGCGCTGGCTGGGCGCCTTGGGTCTGGCGACCTCGCTGGGCCTGTGCCTGGCGGTGGACCATGCGTCCATGGCCTCCCTGGTCTGGGTGATGGCCCTGGCCGGCGCGGCGCTTGCGATTGCCTTCACGCTGACCTGGCGACCGCAGTGGCTGCGCTGGCTGCCGGCCTGA
- a CDS encoding PepSY-associated TM helix domain-containing protein has protein sequence MFQNFRLSMAWLHTWFGLVLGFVLMVVFFFGALSVFDREIDRWAIPASRFEPTPMPSYDQILKPVFESMQPSAQAREAMRGEVNGPLPERFDTPQRWGAYTTHRDPVLGLFAGYEVPGARKPETLIWATRTIDPRSGESLPDDHLKIGSQFFYPLHYSLTFYWAGIGYWIVGFAALIMLAALVSGVVMHRKIFRELFTFRPKKATQRSVLDLHNLTGVVALPFHFFFAFTGLVIFAGIYFPITHTQLEPLHELHEKMEAEETGLPHERAGVAVPVASVDAMVAEAQRRWAARGMAGDVGFLSVTHVGDANGYVSVYRAGTDRIALTGEGIHFKAGTGELLREDPPRTAVDSLNTFLTGLHLQHFRHWLLRWLYVLGGLAGCVCIATGFIFFVEKRKKQHARQGVQGARVVDAMAVTTVTGMLVAALGMLIANRLLPEALPQGWPGRGDMERYIFWATWVLAMAHAFLRSGPVARGLPNPAWREQCWAVAAMAVTAVLLNWLTTGDHLLKTLGAGYWPVAGVDLFMLASAALAVVVARRLRHRTGAAAPARTVEVVHV, from the coding sequence ATGTTCCAGAATTTCCGCCTCTCCATGGCCTGGCTGCACACCTGGTTCGGCCTGGTGCTCGGCTTCGTGCTGATGGTCGTGTTCTTCTTCGGCGCGCTGTCGGTGTTCGACCGCGAAATCGACCGCTGGGCCATTCCCGCCTCGCGCTTCGAGCCCACGCCCATGCCTTCTTACGACCAGATCCTCAAGCCGGTCTTCGAGTCCATGCAGCCCAGCGCCCAGGCGCGCGAGGCCATGCGCGGCGAGGTCAACGGCCCGCTGCCCGAGCGCTTCGACACGCCCCAGCGCTGGGGCGCCTATACCACCCACCGCGATCCGGTGCTGGGCCTGTTCGCGGGCTACGAGGTGCCTGGCGCCAGGAAGCCCGAGACCCTGATCTGGGCCACGCGCACCATCGACCCGCGCAGCGGCGAATCCCTGCCCGACGACCACCTGAAGATCGGAAGCCAGTTCTTTTATCCGCTGCACTACAGCCTGACCTTCTACTGGGCCGGCATCGGCTACTGGATCGTGGGCTTTGCCGCGCTGATCATGCTGGCCGCGCTGGTCAGTGGCGTGGTCATGCACCGCAAGATCTTCCGCGAGCTGTTCACCTTCCGCCCGAAAAAGGCCACGCAGCGCAGCGTGCTGGACCTGCACAACCTCACGGGCGTGGTGGCCCTGCCGTTCCACTTCTTCTTCGCCTTCACGGGGCTGGTGATCTTTGCGGGCATCTACTTTCCCATCACCCACACCCAGCTGGAGCCGCTGCACGAGCTGCACGAGAAGATGGAGGCCGAGGAAACCGGCCTGCCGCACGAGCGCGCGGGCGTGGCCGTGCCCGTGGCCTCGGTGGACGCCATGGTGGCCGAGGCGCAGCGTCGCTGGGCCGCCAGGGGCATGGCCGGCGACGTGGGCTTTCTGTCGGTGACCCATGTGGGCGATGCCAATGGCTACGTCAGCGTCTATCGCGCCGGCACGGACCGCATCGCGCTCACGGGCGAGGGCATCCACTTCAAGGCCGGCACCGGCGAGCTGTTGCGCGAAGACCCGCCGCGCACGGCCGTGGACAGCCTCAACACCTTCCTCACGGGCCTGCACCTGCAGCATTTCCGCCACTGGCTGCTGCGCTGGCTGTATGTGCTGGGCGGCCTGGCCGGTTGCGTGTGCATCGCCACGGGCTTCATCTTCTTCGTGGAAAAGCGCAAGAAGCAGCACGCCAGGCAAGGCGTGCAGGGGGCCCGCGTGGTCGACGCCATGGCCGTGACCACGGTCACCGGCATGCTGGTGGCCGCCCTGGGCATGCTGATCGCCAACCGCCTGCTGCCCGAGGCCCTGCCCCAGGGCTGGCCAGGCAGGGGCGACATGGAGCGCTACATCTTCTGGGCGACCTGGGTGCTGGCCATGGCCCATGCCTTCCTGCGCAGCGGGCCCGTGGCCCGGGGTCTGCCCAACCCGGCATGGCGCGAGCAATGCTGGGCCGTGGCCGCCATGGCCGTGACCGCCGTGTTGCTGAACTGGCTGACCACGGGCGACCACCTTCTCAAGACCCTGGGCGCGGGCTACTGGCCCGTGGCCGGCGTGGATCTGTTCATGCTGGCCAGCGCCGCGCTGGCCGTGGTGGTTGCGCGCAGGCTCAGGCACCGCACCGGCGCCGCCGCGCCTGCACGCACCGTGGAGGTGGTCCATGTCTGA
- a CDS encoding FMN-binding glutamate synthase family protein — MPTSASPVHRLPAWVPLRYTTFCLSLLGAMALAGAALAWGGLWWWLGSGVCAALALVGVRDMLQVRHSVLRNYPIIGHLRFLLEFIRPEMRQYFIESDHEALPFSRAQRSLVYQRAKGDPDSRPLGTQLNVTAQGYEWVNHSMQPTKLASHDFRISIGCTGEGASPCTQPYSASIFNISAMSFGALSANAILALNKGAKMGGFAHDTGEGSISQHHRVHGGDLIWEVASGYFGCRNDDGTFSEEKFIANATDPQVKMIELKLSQGAKPGHGGMLLGAKVTPEIAAARGVPVGVDCISPSSHSAFRTPVEMMRFIARLREKSGGKPTGFKFCVGHPWEWFAIVKAMQETGITPDFIVVDGAEGGTGAAPVEFTDHVGVPLQEGLLLVHNTLIGTGLRHRIRIGAAGKVITAFDIARMMALGADWCNAGRGFMMALGCIQAQNCHTGHCPTGVATQDAARQKALVVPDKATRVANFHDKTLHALLELVQAAGLSHPCDITAHHIVRRISDTEVRQLANLVMRVEPGALLGPLDAQHKVFQLYWPGASAHSFQFVPPTLKPSAPKAQAATQAA; from the coding sequence ATGCCCACGTCTGCCTCGCCTGTCCACCGTCTGCCCGCCTGGGTGCCGCTGCGTTACACCACCTTCTGCCTGAGCCTGCTGGGCGCCATGGCCCTGGCCGGGGCGGCGCTGGCCTGGGGCGGCCTGTGGTGGTGGCTGGGCTCTGGCGTATGCGCCGCGCTGGCACTGGTGGGCGTGCGTGACATGCTCCAGGTGCGCCATTCGGTGCTGCGCAACTACCCCATCATCGGCCACCTGCGTTTCCTGCTGGAGTTCATCCGGCCCGAGATGCGCCAGTACTTCATCGAATCCGACCACGAGGCGCTGCCCTTCTCGCGTGCCCAGCGTTCCCTGGTCTACCAGCGCGCCAAGGGCGACCCGGACAGCCGGCCGCTGGGCACCCAGCTCAATGTCACGGCCCAGGGCTACGAGTGGGTCAACCACTCCATGCAGCCGACGAAGCTGGCCTCGCATGACTTCCGCATCAGCATCGGCTGCACCGGCGAAGGTGCCTCGCCCTGCACCCAGCCCTACAGCGCCAGCATCTTCAACATCTCGGCCATGAGCTTCGGCGCGCTGTCGGCCAATGCCATCCTGGCGCTGAACAAGGGCGCGAAGATGGGCGGCTTCGCGCACGACACGGGCGAGGGCTCCATCAGCCAGCACCACCGCGTGCATGGCGGAGACCTGATCTGGGAGGTGGCCTCGGGCTACTTCGGCTGCCGCAATGACGACGGCACGTTCAGCGAGGAAAAATTCATCGCCAATGCCACCGATCCCCAGGTCAAGATGATCGAGCTCAAGCTCAGCCAGGGCGCCAAGCCCGGCCATGGCGGCATGCTGCTGGGGGCCAAGGTCACGCCCGAGATCGCGGCCGCGCGTGGCGTGCCCGTGGGCGTGGACTGCATCAGTCCTTCCAGCCACAGCGCCTTCAGGACCCCCGTGGAGATGATGCGTTTCATCGCCCGGCTGCGGGAAAAGTCCGGCGGCAAGCCCACGGGATTCAAGTTCTGCGTGGGCCACCCCTGGGAATGGTTCGCCATCGTCAAGGCCATGCAGGAGACCGGCATCACGCCGGACTTCATCGTGGTCGACGGCGCCGAAGGCGGCACGGGGGCCGCGCCCGTGGAGTTCACCGACCATGTGGGCGTGCCGCTGCAGGAGGGCCTGCTGCTGGTGCACAACACGCTGATCGGCACGGGCCTGCGCCACCGCATCCGCATCGGCGCGGCGGGCAAGGTGATCACCGCCTTCGACATCGCGCGCATGATGGCCCTGGGCGCCGACTGGTGCAACGCCGGGCGCGGCTTCATGATGGCCCTGGGCTGCATCCAGGCGCAGAACTGCCATACCGGCCATTGCCCCACGGGCGTGGCCACGCAGGACGCAGCGCGCCAGAAGGCCCTGGTCGTGCCGGACAAGGCCACGCGCGTGGCCAACTTCCACGACAAGACGCTGCATGCGCTGCTCGAGCTGGTGCAGGCCGCGGGCCTTTCGCACCCCTGCGACATCACGGCCCACCACATCGTGCGGCGCATCTCCGACACCGAGGTGCGCCAGCTCGCCAACCTCGTGATGCGCGTGGAGCCCGGCGCGCTGCTGGGGCCGCTGGACGCGCAGCACAAGGTGTTCCAGCTCTACTGGCCGGGCGCCAGCGCCCACAGCTTCCAGTTCGTGCCGCCCACGCTCAAGCCGTCGGCGCCCAAGGCGCAGGCAGCAACGCAGGCGGCATAG